Genomic segment of Eleutherodactylus coqui strain aEleCoq1 chromosome 1, aEleCoq1.hap1, whole genome shotgun sequence:
ATTAGTATCACTTTAGAggacataatttttttattgttttactactttttattGCAGAAGAGGTGACCCAAAAGATGCAATTCTGGAGTTTTCCTCTGAAGGACTTTCACCGTGCgggggtttaaaaaacaaaacaaaacaaaaaaaaaggagcgGAGCCAGAGCGGACTTTTATATATGCAGGGGACaccaaatagttttttctttattataaCTAAGGCAAGAGTCTTTTCCCCCCAGTAAAAATCAGCTTATTACacttaagtaaaaaaaatttttttagtccccataggagacaagaacttgctatggtttgatcgctcctgcagtatgatgtagtaccatagtattacattatatcgcGATCTGACAGGGATGGcgtgataggcaatctgcaatggcagctctgggggcttatataaggcccccagctgccatggcaacccaaaaTGTCATTGCAGGGAGCCCTGAACtttgatcggggcatttaaaaagGTTAACAGCATTGCTGATTGTTGCATGTGGGAGTGTTGCTGGTGGGTGTTGGCCAGAAGAAACAGCCTGTACCCACATTGTATAGAGTGggacggaccccccccccccccccacacactggtCCCCCGCCATACAAACTCTGGAGAGTTAAATTAGCACTCTTCCATTCAGGGGGTGGTGGAGCTGATAATTTAGCTGCATATGACAAATAGGTAATGCCCTTAGTAATCAAGAATTtctaataaaaataaattgtgctGAACTTCACTAAATCAGCTCCATTAAGCTCGACTCATACCATTTGAGTGTCAACTATAATGTAAAACATTCATAAAGCTATAGTGTGCTGTAAAAGAACATGCTATAAGTTTATTTGTAGTGGTACATTAGAAGTGCAATGTACCAACACATCAGCCGAACGGGTGTGTGTGGCCAAGTTACAGTGTGCGTGCCAGGAAAGCTCTTGGTGAATGTTGATTTGGGGGACATTGGCGTAGGCACAAAGAACAGAATCAGTTGTGTTCCACGTCAGTTTCTGCTTCTAAGCAGCTGGTCTTGCATCATCTCAAGTCTATGAGGCTGGATGAAAAGTTATATCCTTACcatctttttcttctctgggtcatgGGTATTGGCATGTCTGTCCAGGCTTTGCTGTAATAGAATAAGTTTTACCTTCAGTTTGATGCTTACATACAGAATACATCGGATTAAGCAGGTTGCACTTATGGGTTGAAAGGGTATTCCCAGAATCCCAAATTACCTTGCCTACTGGTGGTGGGGTGTCTTACTGCTGGGAGCGGTACCGATCCCAAAAACTATGGAGCAGACTGTTCAGTAATGAATGCAGTGATGGCTATGTGTGTGGACCACCACTCTATTTCAATGGGCGTGCTAGAGATGGCCAAGTATGAACTCTTGGCCATCTCTGGCACTCCTACTGAAATGAAGGGGGTACTGCATTCATTACTGAACACTCTTGACACTTTCTCTGAATCATGGTGGTTCAAGCAGTCAgaccccctttaaccctttccaatccaatttctatcttggttttcctagggggcttacactttttGTGCTGTTgtacaacagcactatatgctggctaaagccagtactgcatgaggtgacacgttggataggcaccgacagcagagaggctggcaatatacagtaagagaaccccgatggacgtcttccaacatcagagctgtacagccttaaatcgtaatgtatacagaggtcagacagtggattggaaagggttaagcagcaAGTGAGCCCCtaacaggatagggcataacttgtgattctgggaATACCCCCTATAACAGATCGCTACAACTTCACAATTTCTTTAATACTGAAAACTTTGAAGTAAGCCATCCATTTGGCTTAGCTCAGGCAGTGAAGACAACAGGcaattaaagggaaaaaaaaactcaacCCTAGTAGCTTACAATCTGACTTCCCCCTAGGAGACTGGGTATGATTCGAGTAATTAGTCCATACAACTGATGAATGTGTGTGCTACCCTTCCCCCTTGGCCATTGCAGGGGAAGTGCCATGACctctattatacagtataatggctCACCTTCATTGGAAAGGTTTTTCCGCAGCCTTCATGTTCACAAACAAATGGCCGCAAGTTTTCATGGAATGAAAGTATATGGCTTCTGAGGTTGAATTTTGTAGTATAGGTCCTGTCGCAGTCCTCTCGTGGGCACTGATACACAGTGGTCTCGTCTTTGTGGGTTCTCTTGTGATCCTTTAAGTTTGAGTTCTTCTTGAAGGCACGATTACAGACATTACAGGTAACTTCTGTATAGCAAGAGAAAGTCACATGTAATAGCAAGGCTTTTTGTCACTAGTAAGGAACAAACCCTATATTACTTCACTTGTTCTAGCAAGGCAGAGAGAATCCAGCTGACCTTGCCATAAGAACGTTAagacactaaaggcccttttacacagtttGATTGTTCAAAATAACCATTGGTTTGTGCGAGACTGAATAATCGCTTAGTATAAACAGCCAGCTATTGAGTGACAAATGATAAATTATTAGcccttcattttctgcaggcacacaagtcattgttcacattTTACAGTAAACTTGTAAACGACTGAACAGTCACTCATTTTCATTCCCTGAAAGGCCAATGATCCAGTCAATgagcagataaaaaaaaaatatatatctgtctatctatctatctatcaatacaTGCAACCGGCACATCTCAATAGGCAAACTATCATGGCAGCCTTGGGATCCCTATAAAGGCACCAAGCTGCAATGACACCCTACAAGGTCATCATGGTTGGTGCCATTCATCTGATACCAGCCATGTATGGAGAGGACTTGGCTCCCAAGTGCGCTCCATacatagaatgtatgtagacttCCACAGCATATGCTAACTGCATGGGGCATATACAGTTAGAATGTATTATAGCTGGTGTCAAGGGGTTAACAAGCTCACAATATGTACATATTACAGGAATGAAACCTAAATGACACAAATGCATGCAAATGCCAGCTGGCTTGGCAGCATAGCAAGCAACTTCAGCCAATGTACAGACCAAGAGTGGCAAAATCATATTGAGTGTCCAACATCTTACATTTAAAGAAAGGCCCAACAAGACATAGATCTTACCTGAGTGAACAGCTGCAGCATGCTTCAAGTAGTCTGACCAGGTCTGCCCCACAAATGGACATGTGGCATCTTTTCTGCATGGATACCCTGCAGAAGATACAAGAAGCTAAACCAACGTACTGAGAAGCCATACAGCTCAGTGGAAGCAGAAGTTACATAAATATGCTGGAGAGGTTTTCTCTTACTCAGGCACTGCCAACTATAGAGTTAATTCATTTAGGGAGAAACTCAAACTTCTGGGGGTACCTGTTACTCACAGATTTCACCGTCTACAAGCAGCCATTACTAGGTAGATGTTCCTGCATACCCTTATTGATGTCAGTGTCCATTACAATGTAGTACTACATACCAGTCCCTCAAGTGTATGACCAACCAAGTCAGCAATAGGAGCTTCTTGGGTGCCCATACAGACAAAGTTAATTTTAACCAAAAATCATTTGCCAGATGAAGTTTAATGGACTGTTCTAACCAATCACATTATGCAGaaagaagcctgtgtgaaatttTCAAGTAGTCGATGAAATGAGGCAACTGCCAGATACTAGTAGTCGCTGTGCTAAGTGACCTACTGAGACTAGCAGGGAGACATCTGCCCCTCCTATGAGGGAGCTAGTGGGGCTGCCTGTACTTCACGCAGGGCATGAACTGCAGCACCTAGCCATAACACGTGCCTTTAGAGATCGATACAGCAGTCGTTGCAGTCATGACCCGACCTACCTAGTTGGAAGTCAATGACTCGGCCCCAGTGAATGGTTAATGCGGTGACTAGAGACCGCCACAACCAGTTATGATTGCGGCAGAATAGAATAGCACCATTATTGCTCCCAATGAAGGATAATATGGGCGCTGCTGTGCGCCATAGTTGTAAAGATATGAGGCACATATAGCAGCTTAATAGCAGTAATGCTTGCCAAAGCAAGCTGGAACAACGGTGACAGAATAACTCATACCATGGATGTGTACTCATTAAGGGGTTtgagtgaaatactattgatgacccatcatcaggataggtcatcaattaggcctcatgtccacggggaaaatcagatccgctgtggatttgtaacgtggatttgggccgcagatgcagtgcggatgcactgtaattgtcttattTTTCATGCGGAAGATCAATTGCgccatgtgctctatgagctcccgcacgcatgatccgcacgaaaatggagcatgtccatttttttttcatgctccagaaattttttaattaccatctgcgggtatttatctacccgcgggtggtcaatgcattcctatggggcgcggatccgcgtgtgggaaaaacgctgcagattttaattcttattttcccagtggacatgaggccttaatcggCCCAGGGTCTattgcttgggaccccgaccgattagCTGAGcaagcgcatgctgtcagcaccgcaaacaCAGAGGTCTGAGCAGAAGCCTCCACAcagacctccgtgtagtggctggcgcttgtaactgcaggcacggctttcattgaaatcaatgcggataggtcatcagtagtatttcactggaaaacccctttaaccgaaACAGATGTTATGACCTATGGAAGATGCAGTGCCACTGCTGTTTgccatctaccgtgtttccccgaaaataaggcaccccctgaaatttgcagaagtcccaaatataagcccccccccccccccccgatagtaagccatagtaaagtgtgcaggcaagtcaagaggcctgtccccctgctgccatccccgttgtctcctacctccagatgtataggtagatctgcagacagtctgctgttatcctgtccctgctgtgctgtacgagtgtgctgttgtgagctccccttgctggctggaaaaggcCACACTGTacgttctgtttctgctgtacatgtctgctgtgatgagctccccctggtggccggaagctgcaataccatccctgcttacaagtggtacaggaacttctgtctgcagacaggtacattactttacagcccttatttttttatggctctgtgtgtgtcaggcaacctgtgtgtgattcttaaggctgggttctcacagagcataTTCCCAGCGGagatctcgcagtttggccacagcgataaacagcgagatttccgccgggaaagcgctgtttcaaaacccacggcactcagccgcttgttttgaagcgacctggctgcacacttttccgtttctgtggccggtgaatctacaccacaacgctggcttctcccagctttgccgtgccagatttgctgtcccatgtggacgagatttctgagaaatttcgtccacaaagctggccaattgagggattagcggccacagacaaatttgccgcggcgaaataagactgaaaataagacgtagcgcatatttgggagcaaaaaattaatataagacgtgtcttattttcagggaaacagggtataaagTTTTAAGATTTTGACATTAATACCATGAACCCCACTATGGGAAAGTAGTGTCGCGGTTAGGTAACCAGTAGTCGTGACCCTAACAGGGTCTAGCTGTAATACACGTACCCTCTATTAAGAGCAATGGTGTTGCTAGTACTCACTACAGATGTGTATGCATGTAATACGGATGCTAGGAGGAGCAACATATCCACCTCCCTTGGGAGGAATAATGGTGCAGCAGGTACACCGCCTGACCAGAGAGCTCATCTGGAGCAACACAGGGCCATGTGCAAAAGATTTCAGCTAGGATGTGAAGTGTGGCCCCTCATGTCAAAGGCAGCATTCTTAGGCACTCCACTGCAGGGGTGCTGCGAGGCTGCAGGCTTGATGACCAACTTCCTTGCCATTAACACTGGCTCAGAGGAGCTGCTGCAGCCGAGTCCGCTCATCAGAAGCTTACCCAATGGGCAGAAGATGTGAGCTGGGAAGAAGGAAACAGAGGAACTATTTCCTAAAAAACACACACCAGAAGTCCCACCAGAGATGTGCAGGCTGTAAAGGCCTGAATCCAGGGCCTAAAATAGTGAAGCGGCCGCAGCAGCGATCTGAGCATCTGGTAACTTCTGAACCAGTTTTCCCCTTTAACtacagtcttaaccctttccaatccaattttggattcagggtttcctaaaaggctctatttttgctgttatacaacagtgccatctgctggctaaagccagtgtgtgcacaCCAGAGaagctccgacagtggagtggctggcaatagacggtaagaataccttgtcagacgttttctgacattggagctgtacaagcttcaatcagagtgTAGGAAGATGTGatatagtggattggaaagggttaaggacaaTTACTACTTGCATTTCTATATGGAATCAAGCACCTCTTATAGTGCCAGTATACAGCGTTTGTCTACCACAAAATGCAGATGAGCTCTGGCCATCAGGGCAGCTCCACCTGCGAGCTGCATGTACTGGCAGCCATAACTATGCTTTACTAGGTTTTCATAAGGGGTAAAGATAGAGATTTTAGCAGTTGACGATACCTGCATGAACTTTTTCATGGCGTTTAAGCCTTGAGGGTGAACCGTAGCTTTTATCACATCCTTCATGACTGCATCTGTGAGAAAGATAAAATGGATCAAAATTTAGGGTAGTTCAAAAATGTAGCTTTTTGCATAACAGAAAATTCACAATTCCACTGCAAAACTTGCATGCATTACATGTGGCTTTGATATGGAaagacagtctgccaagaaaacatcacccaaaggccgcctgcagacggccgggtcagatccggctgcgagaattctcgcagcaggacccgaccgtctgcagagagcagcgtgacactcacctgctcccgcggccctggctctttcatgtgccagctgtcgggcagccggcgcatgcgcagagcggagccggtgagtgacatttctcagaaatagaggatgctgcgatttgtttggttttgcgcggccgtctgcctcggattgcatttgttaacgcaatcctatggcagcttccagggacggaaattctgcaggaaagcttgtcgcggaatttccacccatctgcagtcagtcatgactcggtgcctgCACCAGAGACTTTACATTTACCAGCATCTACAATGCAAAGGGGTGAATTCTGACATAAGACTGCCATACTGATTGACATTCTGCGAAGTTGAAATCCGCATTACTGCATACCATTTACACTGCGGATTTCCTTTAGTAAGCGCTCGTCTTTATGTCGCTGCTGTAGATTTTCCACATGCAATTTTACCAAGAAAAATCCAGTGTTTAAGctgcatgtgaacacacccttaagcCTCATGTACACAGCAGCTGCGGAATCCCATACGGAAATCAGCCCTTACCGTGGCAGGTAACCCTCCGTACCCATCTTCTTCcaacttctctgtactgcggatggtccacactgcTCACTGTCAGACATGTGCActacagattttttatttatttattttttaactcctgcttttcctgcagaatACGCGGCACATCTGCAATGTcagttgcggatgggctgcgggtcggatagCTTGCACTGACTTCAATACAAGCCGTCGGTGCAAGAAAACgatgcatgctgtgatttttcagccatgacggaaaccacaattggtttctgctcatgtgaatgaagagccattttcccatagcatgccatggagggttattgctgcagaacccggagaCAGACACcatctctggattctgcagcaaaaatccacttGTGTGCCTTAGGCCTTACACCAGTGTTCTAGAACACCCATTGTATTACCACCAGTATTTATGGCTGGCCATAATAAGTTATAGGGTCAGTACAAGCCAACAGCTGCTTTGTGCTTTTATACCAGGAGCAGTTTCACTCAAACTAAAGCTTTTCAGCCACTTGGCTATTAAAGCAACAACAGGGGCCATTACTCTGCCTTCCCAGATCCCCTCTCCCTAATCATTCAGATGGAATACATTTAATTCAGCAGAAAGTCCAGTGGGGATCTGTGGTCAAGTCTACATGTAACATGGATTTTGAAATGGATTTGACAGCCTCATTTGATAAGCTGCAATGTAGATTTCACCTATGCAGTGGATTTTCAGTGTTgcagatttaggccgcctgcacacgggcggaaatcccacggcgggatttccaccactgaaagcctgcataggagtgcattacaatacgcactcctatgcagatggctgcggttcggccgcgcgaaatctcgcgcggcaaacaaaccgcggcatgtcctatttttgtgcggggctcacagagcctcgcacagaaacgtcactcacccggccgccggctccggtctgcgccggctgccggcacatgaaagaaccGGGgccggtgagtacgcgctcatctctgcaggcactcgggtcgggtcccgcggcgagaattctcgctgccggatccgacccgctcgtctgcaggcggccttaagagcCACACAGCAGTTTAATTCACATGACTTTTTCCTACAGCATGCGGATGAGAATTTTGAAAGTCTCAGCCGCTTTgagactgtaaatgctgcagactgTAGATAATCCACCCAGTGTGAATATGCCTCAAGGGAGACTTCAGGCTTTTGCAATACCACTTCATGAGTCAGTTTTGACGTCTTTTTGTGGTAGACACTGCTGCGTCCAAGCTTTACTGCAGATTAATAGTAAAATATGTAAGACACTGCTTTTTAGTTGCTCCCCTTCACTATTGCCAATTTTTGGGGTCCATGGTATTTTTTCCAACACTCACACAGCTATGTCTGATGGAAAGCCTAAGAGCATGTTCACATGTGGTGTATTTGTAGtggtagaacaaaaaaaaaaaaaaaaaaaaaaaactgcaataaaatgctGCAGGTTTACATGGATCCACTGCAGCAGATCTGCTATATGTGACCATACCCCGAAAACAGGCTTATTCTGTAGTTGGCAGGAGCACTCTACAGTGGGAAACATGCAGCTTCCCAGAAAGTTATTTCACACCCTGATGAATAGCAAGCATACAGAGgtgtgcaagaaaattgcatcacgtgttaagaaaaaaaatcaattggtACTGAAAAATAAGCAAAGCAGCACAAAACTTCTAAACTGCTGTAAATGTCTTTGAAACTTTCATTCAAAAGGAGATTGCCCCAAGTTATCAATTCTACAAAGTTTTGGGCTCTACATGCCCAAGTTATACAAAATGAAAATCGTGCCGGGCCACCACTTCAGAGTCATGGCATCTGAAAGGTGACGTCCCTGATGGCCTcccattggctacagcagtcaagGGGATCAAccacccatgtgaccactgcagcagccAGCGGGAGTAGTCCCTCACTGCCATGAATGTGAGGTTCCATGggttcttggaaaacccctttaaattttaaaaTCTTTCCTTCTACTTAGAACAGCGCACAGAGGTTTTATGCAGCTGCCATATTAAACACTGAATGGATCATGTGAAGCAACTCGTTTTTGCACACCATTGTATCCAGATGTTCACTTATCAGTAGCAGTATACAGCAAGTAGCCACTTACTTGAAAGGAAGCtggtttgtatgtatatactgatgaaTTTTTAGCTGGTTATGTTTCCTGAACTGCTGGCCACAGTCTGCGAAATGACACTAagaagcaaaaatatatatagaaagaGTTAAACAGGTTGTCATatttacataaagaaaaaaaaatgagcattttCACTGTAATACGGGGAAACTGAATGGGTTTGATGTTCCTCAGCCAACTGGTGGTAAGTCATATTTCACAATTGCAGCCCATTGAGAAACCCACTCAAAATGGCATTGAGCTTTGCAACAAAGTATATCAAAATATAAGTATATGCTGTATGTATATGGAGCTTTAGGAAATCAAGTACTCCTTATACTGTCCCATCTATATAACGCTTGCACAATATTCTGCTAGTGTGCCATACAGCCCAAGCAGACCAATAGTCAGGCCATGCGGAGGGAGTCTGATCCTTGAAGtgtagaggaacccattcctgggcttaaaggggttgtgccaaaattaGTGTTCTGATGAATGCGACTGACTGCTGGGGCCTACAATTCCGAAAGTCCTTACATGGATGGACTGCCGccccaatcatttcaatgggactgtcggagatagccaagtacactTGTTTATGGTTGAGACAGGTAGTGCTCAGCTGATGTCAGAACATTTAAGTCAGAGCCGAAGCGAGATAAGTGCATCATACCACATAGAGATAAGTTGGAGAAGAATGAGCCCTTTTGAAATGTAGTTTCATGTTGGTTGCTGTGGTGAAAGCCAAGTCGCAGTCTTCTGCTTCACACCTAGAAGGCAACAAGATTTAGCATTTTGACCAATCCAAGGGTTTCTGAAGCAAATAACTACACAGAATACATGACAAACGGTAGAAGCAAGCACCAGAGGATTTCACCTCAGACATGAAGCTGTGCTGCAGCGCCCGCCCCTCCCACGCGCAAGATGCTGCAGCGCCCGCCCCTCCCACGCGCAAGATGCTGCAGCGCCCGCCCCTCCCACGCGCAAGATGCTGCAGCGCCCGCCCCTCCCACGCGCAAGATGCTGCAGCGCCCGCCCCTCCCACGCGCAAGATGCTGCAGCGCCCTCTTTAGTCGACCCAGCATGGGGGGGGGTCCCTCTAGGGCTGTGGAGTCGGAAGGCCAATCctcaggccgcatgcacacggcagagccagattctgcatgtggcttCCCGCAGCAGATTCTGGCTCTGAAcacggccggcgaccctgcctacctgtattctttttctgtactgtggatggtcgagGCTCCATCACACATGTGCACTACAGGTTTTTTCCcctcaaatgttt
This window contains:
- the GTF3A gene encoding transcription factor IIIA isoform X2; the encoded protein is MYEGCGKGFVTLYHLNRHTLIHTGEKPYKCEAEDCDLAFTTATNMKLHFKRAHSSPTYLYVCHFADCGQQFRKHNQLKIHQYIHTNQLPFKCSHEGCDKSYGSPSRLKRHEKVHAGYPCRKDATCPFVGQTWSDYLKHAAAVHSEVTCNVCNRAFKKNSNLKDHKRTHKDETTVYQCPREDCDRTYTTKFNLRSHILSFHENLRPFVCEHEGCGKTFPMKQSLDRHANTHDPEKKKMVKPPRPKRSLASRLSGYKPKKKSSKKRASTPAAESLKQPLPSSQPDPTPVLENLSLK
- the GTF3A gene encoding transcription factor IIIA isoform X1; the encoded protein is MAASVVSWCSPLSLREPAVGDSMGEREPPVVYKRFICSFPDCNATYNKNWRLLAHLCKHTGERPFPCMYEGCGKGFVTLYHLNRHTLIHTGEKPYKCEAEDCDLAFTTATNMKLHFKRAHSSPTYLYVCHFADCGQQFRKHNQLKIHQYIHTNQLPFKCSHEGCDKSYGSPSRLKRHEKVHAGYPCRKDATCPFVGQTWSDYLKHAAAVHSEVTCNVCNRAFKKNSNLKDHKRTHKDETTVYQCPREDCDRTYTTKFNLRSHILSFHENLRPFVCEHEGCGKTFPMKQSLDRHANTHDPEKKKMVKPPRPKRSLASRLSGYKPKKKSSKKRASTPAAESLKQPLPSSQPDPTPVLENLSLK